The following is a genomic window from Gammaproteobacteria bacterium.
GGATGGGGGCCTAACGTTAGCAGTGATCGCCCCATGGCATCCAGAACGGTCGAATCGCCTTCATAGGTCCAACCTCGCGCGTCGCTACCCGCACGATTGAGGGCCGCCACATAGCACTGGTTTTCGATGGCCCGCGCAGGCAGCAGCTTGCGCCATGCATCGGCACGCGGTGTTGGCCAATTCGCCACGACAAGCATGATATCGTAGTCTAAGTTCTGCTGACGACACCACACTGGAAAGCGCAAGTCATAGCAGACAAGCGGCAGAATACGCCAACCACGCCAATGCCAGATGACCCTTCTCTGTCCCGCCGTATACCTTTTATGCTCACCGGCCATACGAAATAAGTGGCGTTTGTCGTAGTACTTAATCACACCTTCCGGGGTCACCCATAAAAAACGGTTGTAACAGGCATCCCCCTCACGAATGGCCAAACTCCCAGCGATGACACGGTTCAGCGTGGCTGCCTGCTGCCGCATCCAGGTCACCGTCTCTCCCGTCATCGTTTCCGACACTTTTGCTGGGCTCATGGAAAATCCGCTATTGAACATTTCAGGCAATAAAGAAATGTCCGCTGGGGCCTCTCGCATCATCTCCGCAAGGCGTTCACAGTTTGTCCGGGCATCTTCCCAAACCAATTCAGCTTGCACCAACTGAATTCGCAGAGCCTCCATCACTTGCCACCAACACTTTTTTACAATAGCGTTTACGTTAAATTCATTCGACCAAGAAGTCTATGACCAATTCCCCAGAGCATGCGCTCACCACTTTGATGCGGCAAACCATCCCCATGCTTGATTTCGCTGACTGGCGACTGACATC
Proteins encoded in this region:
- a CDS encoding amidohydrolase; protein product: MEALRIQLVQAELVWEDARTNCERLAEMMREAPADISLLPEMFNSGFSMSPAKVSETMTGETVTWMRQQAATLNRVIAGSLAIREGDACYNRFLWVTPEGVIKYYDKRHLFRMAGEHKRYTAGQRRVIWHWRGWRILPLVCYDLRFPVWCRQQNLDYDIMLVVANWPTPRADAWRKLLPARAIENQCYVAALNRAGSDARGWTYEGDSTVLDAMGRSLLTLGPHPAIGVARIDRTHLNEVRQTLPFHQDADAFQLEATDCAD